The Brassica oleracea var. oleracea cultivar TO1000 chromosome C6, BOL, whole genome shotgun sequence genomic interval ATTATATGATCGGATTATTTAAAAATGTTATCTCTATCATGGAAAGTAGCTGTACTTTTAAATTTAATGATTATAATGATAATTCATACAACTTATAAGGTTGTTTAAGTATGGTATTTTTTAAGGAAAATCTAATCTTGGAAAGTAGCTGAAGTTTTAAATTTAATGTTTATATTGATATATTCCCTACAGCTTGTAAAGTTGTTTTAGTATGGTAAAGAATTATATGATTCGATTATTTAAATATGTAATTTTTATCATGGAAAGTAGTTGAACTTTTAAATTTAATGATTATAATGGTAAAATCTAATCTTGGAAAGTATTATATGATCGGATTATTTAAATATGTTGGTAATAGCTATACTTTAAATTGTTTTAAAGTAGCCAACAATAGTCGGATTTTATTTTTTTCTGTTTTGAAAATGGTATTATAAACTATCCAATCATAGTGTTTGTATTTATAATTGAATATAGTTTGGTATAAGACGGTACGTGTCGGTTGTAATTGGTTTAGTTAGACCGTGGACACTCAGATTAGATATAATTGTGGTAGAAGCAATTTGGTGTTAAAACTCAAAGCTGCTTTAATAAAGATACATGATTATCATATAAGTGTTCTTGCTTGGAGAGACGCCTTTTTCCAGAAATTTCAAAAAAGAGTATATGTTTTGGATTATTGTTGTCGCCGATTTGATTCTACTGTAATCTAGGAGGCAGCATAAGGTGGAGAATTGTTGGTGTTTGCTGCTGATAACGGAGGTTAGGACTCTGAGGAAGCATTTGCATTCACTGGGTAGCTGTTTAATTGGTCGTTTGGGATCACCACGGTTTCCCTGTTGTACCTATCCTCCAACCACATCGTCATTGCTACCTGCAAATTTTTTTAAATCTGGTTGTTAATACCGTCAATGTGAGGAGTTGTATTCTGGTTTGCATTTGACACACTTGTTACAAGTGCTGCGAATATCTCTCTGTACCCAATGTTAGTGACACTCTCTGTGGGACTTTTTTTCAGACGATGCGTTTAGGATTTTGAGACCTCCGGGTGTTGTGACTCGGGAAAGCGCAACGTACAGCTGACCATGGCTAATTGTATTTGTTAGACTAAATTGGAAGAGGAAGTTCATCAGAAGTTGTTCCAAACGTTTTTAAATAAACATAAATGATATATAGAGCAAAGGATTAACAGACATAACCTTCTCGTCGACAAAGAGTAAATCGATCCACATTAGTTCTCCCCCTTTCTTCACATTACGGGCTTCCCAGGATCGGAGCAAACGCATCTCCACATTGTTAGAGCACCGGCCGGCTTTCAAATCACTTAGAAGGATACGTGAGATGGCCATTGAAGAAGCTGAGGTTTAAATCAGAAGTTTTGAAGAAATTGTTGTGAGTGAAGATTAACATATCCTACATCCTGCATTATATATAACCTAAGTTTAATACGTTACCATAGAAATATGTATAATGACATAAATGCGGAAGAGTGAAGAGAGTGTTTTAATGGTGGTAATTGCGATCATTACAGCAGGTTTTGAATGGTGAATGAAGAAGCGTTACTAACCGTTGGCAACAGAGACTTGGAGAGGAAGAAGAGGGACACAGAATTAAATTGGGCTTTGAGGAATAACAACATCTCAATTAAATTGGGCTTTGAGGAATAACAAAAGCCCAACATCACACAGTATGTGGTGTGGAGATAGGGTTCAAAGGCTTGGAGGCAGGGGAAGATATGGTGGAGGCTGATAAGCCGTGATACCCTAAATTTCAAGTGTCTTCTAAGTGTTACTCAGCCAAGCCGTGATTCTGGAGGCCGAATCTTGACCTAATCGGGGAAGCAAAAGAAGAAAAACGGTGAGATGAGAGAATCCGCGATCACAATCAAAGTAATTACCCAGGAGTTAGAGTCTCTATCTTCTACCTGATCGGATACAACCGTAATCGGAGAGACAAAGAAGAAGCATGCCTGAGATCCACATAAACCTCTCCATACCCAGGAATTAGAATCTCTACCTCCTCTCTGATTGAATACAAACCTAATCGGAGAAATGAAGAAGAAGTATGTCTGGCTCGAGATCCCCTTAATCACGATGTCTCTCGTAAGTGTTTTTTTTTTTAATTCATCACGGTTTGTGAATATCTTGTATTGTATTGTTAACAAATTTTTTAATTCATCACGGTTTGTATTGTATTGTGTACGGTTTGTATTTATTGTATATTGTATAGTATTATAAAGATGTATTTCGTATAGTATTATAATATCCGGCTAGAAGTTTAATGATCTCAATTGTTATCTGTTGGTTTGATTTAGACTTTGTTTTACTTCGAGAGAGCTTAAGTAAAAGAGAGTTTCTTGAGTGATGTTTGATAAACCAATTGTGTCCCTAAACGTCTTTCTAGGTTTGCTGATTGATATATGTGAATATAAAGATTAATTGTTTGTGCTCTCTTTACATTGTGGATGTTATTTTTTGTAATGACTACGGCAATTGCTACTGAGGATGTTAGAAGAGAATTGTGGAAGTTTTTTTTTGGGACAGGTGTCAAAATTTCCCCTTGCCACTTGTCAGAAGAAGGGAAAAAGTCTTCTTTATATATAAAGATATATATATATATATTTGTGTTAATTTTTGTATTAAAATGATGGAACTTAATTTGTCTCATTTAACATTTTAAAAGCCTCAGATTTTTTAGAAGTAGCTAAAATGTTGACAATGGAAAAGCTTTTTTTTTTTTTGTGCACAGGAAAAGCTTATCTACCAGGCATATATCATAGGGCTGGACCACCAAGCACAAGTGGCTTCCACGGTTCCATCTTGTTGTGCTTCTCAGGCGTAATGCGTAAAGGATTCAATATGAGGTTAGAATGTTAATAGCCTTGATCCCGAAACAAACAATCATAAGATTTGGCTTAGAACTTGTCAAGCTTTAAGCCCTTTTACAAAAAAAAAAAAAAAAAAAAAAAAAAAAAAACTTGTCAAGCTTTTGCTTAAAAAGAAAACTAATCAAAATTTAAAGAAATTTTTATTTTATTTTACATCTTATAATGTGGATTAGTGTTGATTGTTATGGTTGGAAAGATGTAAACAAATACTATCCTTTATTGAACATATTATCAGATGCATCATATATATATATATAAAAAAATAGACTGCATCATATACTCCTTATTCCTTAATAGATCCACTGTCTACATCAACTTGGCGGCATTCACCCATTCAAGCTATCTTTTTCTAAAAGATCAATTATATAGTGGGTGGAAATTGGTACAAGTGGCTAGAGTTTGTACTACACTATGAATTCCCCATTTGACGTTGTAATCGGCGGAGAATCACGTCCATGCACATGCCAATAATAACCGTATGCAAACAAATAGACATCGCTTTTAGGACTTTATACAGTTTAAAATTAGATAATATCAAGTATCAAGAAAACAAAAATGCTAATTAACTAGATAACTTTAGGGTTTATATAGGCTACAAAACATTGTTATTTTTTAATGCGGTAGAAGTACTAGTTTTGTTTGATACCTCTGCTTTTTTTAATTTATTTGTTTAGACCAAATAGACCTAGCTAAGGTTTGCTTAATGGTGATAAAGTCATGATAACACTTTCTATATCAGTTTACTTCACCATAAAACTACATTTTATGATTAAGCTTCAAAAAGAAAAGTCATCTCTCCAATTTCAAAGTTTCCCAGAACCACTAGCTTACCTCGCATGCACTCACTGCCTATATAAGTGAGACCTAACTCCTCATACTTACTCACAACACAACCAATATATTTTCTTCTTAACACAAACATCAATTCAATAATGAATACTTTCACAGCCACATCAGTTCTAATCGTTGCGATTAGCCTTTTGCTTATTGCATCCAGCGTTCAAAGTACTGAACAACAAGACTACTTAAACACTCACAACGCCGCACGTTCGCAGGTCGGAGTACTGAACCTTGTATGGGACGCAATGGTCGCGAGCTACGCACTGAGCTACGCAAACGCTAGAAAATCTAACTGCAACCTCGTGCACTCGACCGGACCGTATGGAGAAAACCTAGCCAAGGGAAGTAGCAGCACGTTCTCGGCCATATCGGCCGTGAATCTTTGGGTCGCTGAGAAACCTTACTACAACTACACTACCAATTCTTGCACAGGTATCTTATTATATAAAGAAGAGATTTTCTCTCCTCTAAAGCTGACACCTCATCAATTCGATGGCTGTGAGCGCGACACTTGCCCCTATTTTTAAAACTCACCGTTTCATTAAAGTTAAATTGGGCTTCGTTTCAGTTTTGTGTTTCTCATGATTTAGTGAGCCTTATTCCCGTGATTCAGTCCAAAATAATTAGATCAACCGCATGATTATTAGGTTTCGTGTGCTTCTTCCACGATGAAGCCAAGAGTTTTCTACTTCGATCTCTGAAACATCTATGGAGTTTCGATTTCAATCCATGTTAAACAGGCCTCTGTGAATCTTAGATCTGGTATTCTGTCTTTTCTTTATGCAAAACTGAAACGTTACTCTTAAACGATTCATCCTCTTTATCGTTCTTTTTAACTTCATCACCCCTCTATGAGCACGATATGTTATTGAATGTGTCTTATCTATACTATTAAAGCAGGATACTATCTATACTATTAAAGCAGGATCCTATCTATTTTTAACCCCTGAAATATTCTTTTATTTACTATCTATGCCATAATACGACTACTACAAAAAGGTTATTCCCGTAAATTATTAAACACACGATTTCTCCCCATTCACACGGGTCTTTATTGTTAGATTTCGCTCCCTAACGAGTTGATATTTGGGTTGCAAAATAGGCCCACTTTCCTACCATACGGAGAATGTCAATCAACGTTACCTAACAAACATAAACATAAAGGTTTGTGTTTGTTTTGTTATTATTTTCATTTGGGTCATTTGGGCCAATTTCAAATATTTTATTTTTTAAACATAAAATATTTTGTTATATGAACATAAATTAAACAGATGATTGTGTAATTTGTCTATATATTTTAACCTTTCATAAAATATTAGAACATTTATAATGAAAGACGTAAATATTTTATTAAAGAGTAATATAATAGTTTAGTAACAAGTTAAGTCAGTAAACATAATTATAGAAAAAAAAATCAATATAATAAAATTAATTGCTTAGAGAAATACAACTTTAAATCCTTTCAAATATCGAATTCAATTTTGTAAACATAAATATTTATTTATTAAATGATAATAAACAAAGATGATAATTTTAAATTTTCCTTAAAAACTATAAAAATATTAAAAATACCAAATATTTTTCAAATTTATAGATGTTTTATGAGGAAAATAAATCTGTGCTTTTAAAGCGCGGGTCAAAATCTAGTTCATCTGTAAGGCAGTGTCTCTAATCCTATAAAAGGTGAGCCTTACTTTCCTTAGAACATCATCATCTGAGATCGTGAAACCGATTAAGAAATTTTTTTCTTCGAAATGGCTAATTCATTGATTCTCTTTTCCGATCTGAAGTCCGTCCAGTCGATGCTCATCCACCATTAAAGTGCGATTGCTCCGGTTCTGGGAGACCATAAACGTCAGACGCTGCGAGAGCTGCTGGGCGTGGATATGCTCTTACTGGATTCAAAGGTATTTCTTTTAAAAACTCATGTTCATATTGTTCTTCAATTCATGTTCAGGTTTAGGTTGAACTATTCCGGCGTGTAATCTCACCATTATCAAGGTTTTGAATTTAATCTTTTTAGGTGTTACTAATCGTAAACTCATGTTAGTTTTCTAAAACTTTCATCTTGATTAAGATGTTTCTGTTTTTATAATCATTGTTCATATTGTTCTTAAAATAAACACATGTTCAAAGTGTTCTTAACTCACGTTCATATTAATTTACAAATGGTTTGTTGATTATGCTTCTTTCTCAATGTGATTCTCTACGCAGGTCAAGATGGAAGTCACTTTGAACCAACACTACAAGAAAACAGGGGGATTCTGATGGCCGAAATCGTCAGAAATTCGTCGGAATAGACCGATTCCGACGAATTTCTGACGAACCTGTCCGTCGGTATCGTTTTGTCGGAAAAAAAAATTCGTCAGAATTTCGTCAGAACTTCCGACGACTTTCTGACGAATAACGAGAAATGTCATTCTGACGAACTTCCGACGATATTACGATGCGGACACACGAGACCAGAGTTCATCGAAAAAACTATGTACCGACGGAGAACGTTCCTCGGACAATTCCGACGGACGTTTGTTCGTCGGAATATACCGACGGACATTGGTTCGTCGGAATATACCGACGGATATTTGTTCTTCGGTATATTCCGACGGATATTGGTTCGTCGGTAAATTCCGACGAATGTTGGTTCGTCGGTATATTCCGAGGAACCGTTGTCCGTCTGTATATTCCGAATATACCAATTTTAAAAACGAATTAATTTTGCATTTTTATATATTTTTTCTATTAAAAAAATCAGAAATTTAAAACTAATAATATTATAGAATTTAAATTCATACAAACCGAAATAGAAAAAAAATATTCAGAAAGTTTAAAATTCGTACAAACCGAAATAGAAAAAAAAACATTCAGAAAGTTTTGAAAAGCCGAAAAAACTAAGATGAGCTCGAAGACATCAAACGATCTAGCTTATGCATTATCTCGGTGTTGAACTTCTTCTGGGNNNNNNNNNNNNNNNNNNNNNNNNNNNNNNNNNNNNNNNNNNNNNNNNNNNNNNNNNNNNNNNNNNNNNNNNNNNNNNNNNNNNNNNNNNNNNNNNNNNNNNNNNNNNNNNNNNNNNNNNNNNNNNNNNNNNNNNNNNNNNNNNNNNNNNNNNNNNNNNNNNNNNNNNNNNNNNNNNNNNNNNNNNNNNNNNNNNNNNNNNNNNNNNNNNNNNNNNNNNNNNNNNNNNNNNNNNNNNNNNNNNNNNNNNNNNNNNNNNNNNNNNNNNNNNNNNNNNNNNNNNNNNNNNNNNNNNNNNNNNNNNNNNNNNNNNNNNNNNNNNNNNNNNNNNNNNNNNNNNNNNNNNNNNNNNNNNNNNNNNNNNNNNNNNNNNNNNNNNNNNNNNNNNNNNNNNNNNNNNNNNNNNNNNNNNNNNNNNNNNNNNNNNNNNNNNNNNNNNNNNNNNNNNNNNNNNNNNNNNNNNNNNNNNNNNNNNNNNNNNNNNNNNNNNNNNNNNNNNNNNNNNNNNNNNNNNNNNNNNNNNNNNNNNNNNNNNNNNNNNNNNNNNNNNNNNNNNNNNNNNNNNNNNNNNNNNNNNNNNNNNNNNNNNNNNNNNNNNNNNNNNNNNNNNNNNNNNNNNNNNNNNNNNNNNNNNNNNNNNNNNNNNNNNNNNNNNNNNNNNNNNNNNNNNNNNNNNNNNNNNNNNNNNNNNNNNNNNNNNNNNNNNNNNNNNNNNNNNNNNNNNNNNNNNNNNNNNNNNNNNNNNNNNNNNNNNNNNNNNNNNNNNNNNNNNNNNNNNNNNNNNNNNNNNNNNNNNNNNNNNNNNNNNNNNNNNNNNNNNNNNNNNNNNNNNNNNNNNNNNNNNNNNNNNNNNNNNNNNNNNNNNNNNNNNNNNNNNNNNNNNNNNNNNNNNNNNNNNNNNNNNNNNNNNNNNNNNNNNNNNNNNNNNNNNNNNNNNNNNNNNNNNNNNNNNNNNNNNNNNNNNNNNNNNNNNNNNNNNNNNNNNNNNNNNNNNNNNNNNNNNNNNNNNNNNNNNNNNNNNNNNNNNNNNNNNNNNNNNNNNNNNNNNNNNNNNNNNNNNNNNNNNNNNNNNNNNNNNNNNNNNNNNNNNNNNNNNNNNNNNNNNNNNNNNNNNNNNNNNNNNNNNNNNNNNNNNNNNNNNNNNNNNNNNNNNNNNNNNNNNNNNNNNNNNNNNNNNNNNNNNNNNNNNNNNNNNNNNNNNNNNNNNNNNNNNNNNNNNNNNNNNNNNNNNNNNNNNNNNNNNNNNNNNNNNNNNNNNNNNNNNNNNNNNNNNNNNNNNNNNNNNNNNNNNNNNNNNNNNNNNNNNNNNNNNNNNNNNNNNNNNNNNNNNNNNNNNNNNNNNNNNNNNNNNNNNNNNNNNNNNNNNNNNNNNNNNNNNNNNNNNNNNNNNNNNNNNNNNNNNNNNNNNNNNNNNNNNNNNNNNNNNNNNNNNNNNNNNNNNNNNNNNNNNNNNNNNNNNNNNNNNNNNNNNNNNNNNNNNNNNNNNNNNNNNNNNNNNNNNNNNNNNNNNNNNNNNNNNNNNNNNNNNNNNNNNNNNNNNNNNNNNNNNNNNNNNNNNNNNNAAAAAAAACTAAAACAACAATCCAAACAACAATCCTAACTTATATATCCTAAACTATCCATTCAATCCTAAAATTTTCAATCAAACAACCTAAAATCCGAGATCTAACTTCCAAAACCCTAAACAATTGAGATTAAAGAAGGTTTGTGATGATTCTTACATGATTTGGGGTTTGGGGAAGAGATATGAGGGTGAGAAGAGGATTCACCGGTGAAGAGAGGTGGAGAAGGGCCGGAATCGCCGGAGAGATGGAGAAATCGCCGGAAGAGATCGTTTTGAGAGAGAGGCGGAAATAACGAAGAAGGAAGAAGAAGGGTTATTATATCCGAAGATTCCAACGGACACGGGTTCGTCAGTATTCTGTCGGTATAATTAAAATACACCAAATGGCGATTCACGAAAATTTTCACGCTGTTTGGTTCTCCTGGGCAAATTGGATTTCCGACGGAATGTGTCCATCAGTATATTCCGACGGAATGTGTCCATTAGTATATTCCGACGGAATGTGTCCGTCAGTATATTCCGACGGAATTCCGACGACTTAGTGTTTAGGGTGTTGATTACAAGTTTCTAAATGCAAAATCCATATCTTTGATAAGATATATAGTATTTGCATAAAGATTTAGCAATAAAAATGTTTCTATAACACGATTTTACACAACAACATTTTTTGTAATGTAAGATTATATGAATATGATTGTATAAGTATATGAGTGTTAAGATGAGATGTTATGAAAACAATGATATGCATACATAAATATTTTAATGAGTTGTTATATTTGAACGGTTGCGATCTAATAGTATACTAAACACTTATTATGTGTAATTTTCATAGTTTTGGCATCTAAATTTATAGATTTTTATGATTGAAATTGTTTAGAAACACATGTCGTCGGTAATTCGTCGGTATATACCGACGAATTACCGACGACCTTTACAAACTTCAACGAAACCCTTGGTCGTCGCTATGTCGTCGGTATATTGGGAGGGATTTCCGACGGACCAATAAAAAAAAAAACTAATCAGAATCTTCTGAATCTTCATAAAACTCTCCAACCTCGGCTTCTGGCTCCGAATGTACAACAGAATCATGTCTAAACACAGTCAAATTCTCAACAAGTTGAACATTTTCCAAATCTTCAACTGTCTGGGCGTTGCTGGTAGACTCTGGTTGCAATGGTTCATCATCATCAGAAGTTCCATCCACTCGTNNNNNNNNNNNNNNNNNNNNNNNNNNNNNNNNNNNNNNNNNNNNNNNNNNNNNNNNNNNNNNNNNNNNNNNNNNNNNNNNNNNNNNNNNNNNNNNNNNNNNNNNNNNNNNNNNNNNNNNNNNNNNNNNNNNNNNNNNNNNNNNNNNNNNNNNNNNNNNNNNNNNNNNNNNNNNNNNNNNNNNNNNNNNNNNNNNNNNNNNNNNNNNNNNNNNNNNNNNNNNNNNNNNNNN includes:
- the LOC106299550 gene encoding pathogenesis-related leaf protein 6-like; translation: MNTFTATSVLIVAISLLLIASSVQSTEQQDYLNTHNAARSQVGVLNLVWDAMVASYALSYANARKSNCNLVHSTGPYGENLAKGSSSTFSAISAVNLWVAEKPYYNYTTNSCTGGKQCLRYTQVVWRESVKLGCARVQCTNGWWFVTCNYDTPGNYIGEYPY